Within the Streptomyces vilmorinianum genome, the region GTGACGACGAGATACTCGTCAAGAAGGGCACCGACAGCGAGACGCTGAACAACGGCGTCGCCGGCTACTACACGGCCCCGATCAAGTCGGCCCTCCCGCAGGACAAGCAGGGCAACTTCACACTGGCCGCGCACCGGGACGGGCACGGGGCGAAGTTCCACAACATCCACAAGCTGAAGAGCGGCGACCCGATCGTCTTCGAGTCCAAGGACACGTGGTTCGTCTACAAGGTCTACAAGACCCTGCCGGAGACGACGAAGTACAACGTGGACGTCCTCCAGCCGGTCCCGAAGGAATCGGGGAAGAAGCAGCCGGGCCGCTACATCACGCTGACGACGTGCACGCCGATGTACACCTCGGACTACCGCTACATCGTGTGGGGCGAGCTGTCCCGCACGGAGAAGGTGGACGCGAACCGGACACCACCGGCGGAGCTGCGCTAGCCGCGACTGCCCCTCACAGGAAGAGCCCCGGCATCCTCATGGATGCCGGGGCTCTTCCTGTGGGACGTGCCGGTGCGGCTAGTCGAAGAAGCCGCCGCCGTCCCTCTTCTCGGTCTTCACGTTGACCGGCTGGTTCGGCTGGCCCTGTGCGCCGGGCAGGGGATCCTGC harbors:
- a CDS encoding class E sortase, yielding MARARNRIAGVISVFGELLITAGLVLGLFVAYSLWWTNVLADRAAGRDGNQVRDNWAAQGPGALDTKDGIGFLHVPAMGDDEILVKKGTDSETLNNGVAGYYTAPIKSALPQDKQGNFTLAAHRDGHGAKFHNIHKLKSGDPIVFESKDTWFVYKVYKTLPETTKYNVDVLQPVPKESGKKQPGRYITLTTCTPMYTSDYRYIVWGELSRTEKVDANRTPPAELR